In Kryptolebias marmoratus isolate JLee-2015 unplaced genomic scaffold, ASM164957v2 Scaffold54, whole genome shotgun sequence, one genomic interval encodes:
- the LOC112450030 gene encoding leucine-rich repeat flightless-interacting protein 2-like, producing the protein MRLKKLFEERESLWDQVRLLRSQLVQRTEPVQNPEGGGLENRMDPHLLDLQRDANRQISELKFKLVKSEQEVTALEQNVVRLEAQVSRYKSAFENAEKIEDELKVERRRLQRESKTPPQSESTPQSKTPSV; encoded by the exons ATGCGGCTGAAGAAACTGTTTGAGGAAAGGGAGAGTTTATGGGACCAG GTGCGGCTGCTGAGGTCTCAGCTGGTTCAGAGGACTGAGCCAGTCCAGAATCCAGAGGGGGGTGGTCTGGAGAACAGGATGGACCCTCACCTGTTGGACCTGCAGA gAGATGCCAACAGACAGATCAGTGAGCTGAAGTTTAAACTGGTCAAATCTGAACAGGAAGTCACAGCTCTGGAGCAAAAT GTGGTCCGCCTTGAAGCTCAGGTGAGTCGCTACAAGTCCGCTTTTGAGAACGCCGAGAAGATCGAAGATGAGCTGaaggtggagaggaggagacTGCAGAGAGAG TCTAAGACCCCCCCTCAGTCTGAGAGCACCCCTCAGTCTAAGACCCCCTCAGTCTGA